The following coding sequences lie in one Desmodus rotundus isolate HL8 chromosome 1, HLdesRot8A.1, whole genome shotgun sequence genomic window:
- the ZSCAN25 gene encoding zinc finger and SCAN domain-containing protein 25 isoform X1 has translation MLKERPGMAEDPQQQQMGVPVVKLEKELPWGRGREDPSPETFRLRFRQFRYQEAAGPQEALRELQELCRQWLRPELHTKEQILELLVLEQFLTILPREFYAWIREHGPESGKALVAMVEDFTERALEAKAVPCHVQGEQEETALCGSPWEPGVHLGPVEVKPEWGMPPGEGVQGLEQGTEEHLNQDPGAGTQAFQEQALPILQAGPGFPPVNTRDQEMAVGFLTAGSQVLGPFKDMALAFPEEEWRHVTPAQIDCFGEYVEPQACGVSPPGIGSKEKEAKIQQAELKGLLAQGTSERFGEAALQSPELGGTCEQEPGNSVGNMPGPPPQHGLLPMPSDLKTHSSFWKPFQCPECGKGFSRSSNLVRHQRTHEEEKSYGCVECGKGFTLREYLMKHQRTHLGKRPYVCSECWKTFSQRHHLEVHQRSHTGEKPYKCGDCWKSFSRRQHLQVHRRTHTGEKPYTCECGKSFSRNANLAVHRRAHTGEKPYGCQVCGKRFSKGERLVRHQRIHTGEKPYHCPACGRSFNQRSILNRHQKTQHRQEIPVQ, from the exons ATGCTTAAAGAGCGTCCAGGAATGGCAGAAGATCCGCAGCAGCAGCAGATGGGTGTTCCTGTGGTAAAATTGGAGAAGGAGTTGccatggggcaggggaagggaggacccTAGTCCTGAGACTTTTCGGCTGAGGTTTCGGCAGTTCCGCTACCAGGAGGCAGCTGGTCCCCAGGAAGCCCTCAGGGAACTCCAGGAGCTCTGTCGCCAGTGGCTACGGCCTGAGCTGCACACCAAGGAGCAGATCCTGGAGCTGCTGGTGCTGGAGCAGTTCCTGACCATCCTGCCCCGGGAGTTCTATGCCTGGATTCGGGAGCATGGCCCGGAGAGTGGCAAAGCCCTGGTGGCCATGGTGGAGGACTTCACAGAGAGAGCGCTGGAGGCCAAGGCG GTTCCATGCCACGTgcagggagagcaggaggagaCAGCACTTTGTGGAAGCCCTTGGGAACCTGGTGTCCACCTGGGGCCAGTGGAAGTCAAGCCTGAGTGGGGGATGCCCCCTGGGGAAGGAGTTCAAGGCCTAGAACAAGGCACTGAGGAGCACCTCAATCAGGACCCGGGTGCTGGGACACAGGCCTTCCAGGAGCAGG CTCTGCCAATTCTTCAGGCTGGTCCTGGCTTCCCCCCAGTGAACACCAGAGACCAAGAAATGGCCGTTGGGTTCCTTACGGCTGGGTCCCAG GTGTTGGGACCATTTAAAGATATGGCTCTGGCCTTCCCAGAAGAGGAGTGGAGGCATGTGACCCCTGCCCAGATAGACTGCTTTGGGGAATATGTGGAACCACAGGCCTGTGGTGTCTCACCTCCAG GTATTGGGAGCAAGGAAAAGGAGGCAAAAATCCAGCAGGCAGAACTCAAAGGCCTGCTTGCTCAGGGGACGTCAGAGAGGTTTGGGGAAGCTGCTCTCCAGAGCCCTGAGCTTGGAGGAACCTGTGAGCAGGAGCCTGGTAACTCTGTGGGAAACATGCCAGGGCCTCCCCCCCAGCATGGCCTCCTACCTATGCCCAGTGACCTCAAGACTCACAGCTCCTTCTGGAAGCCTTTTCAGTGCCCCGAGTGTGGTAAAGGCTTCAGTCGGAGCTCAAATCTTGTCAGACACCAGCGAACCCATGAAGAAGAAAAGTCCTATGGCTGCGTTGAGTGTGGGAAAGGGTTTACTCTGAGAGAATATCTCATGAAGCACCAGAGAACCCACCTGGGAAAGAGGCCCTATGTGTGCAGCGAGTGCTGGAAAACCTTCAGTCAGAGACACCACCTGGAGGTCCACCAGCGGAGTcacacaggggagaagccctataaATGTGGAGACTGTTGGAAAAGCTTCAGCCGGAGACAGCATCTCCAGGTGCATCGGAGAACTCACACTGGGGAAAAGCCCTACACCTGTGAGTGTGGCAAGAGCTTTAGCAGGAATGCTAACCTGGCTGTGCACCGGCGAGCCCACACGGGAGAGAAGCCGTACGGGTGCCAGGTGTGCGGGAAACGGTTCAGTAAAGGGGAGCGGCTGGTCAGACACCAGAGGatccacactggggagaagccctacCACTGCCCTGCCTGTGGGAGGAGCTTCAACCAGAGGTCCATTCTCAACCGGCACCAGAAAACTCAGCATCGCCAGGAGATCCCCGTGCAGTAA
- the ZSCAN25 gene encoding zinc finger and SCAN domain-containing protein 25 isoform X3 yields the protein MLKERPGMAEDPQQQQMGVPVEAAGPQEALRELQELCRQWLRPELHTKEQILELLVLEQFLTILPREFYAWIREHGPESGKALVAMVEDFTERALEAKAVPCHVQGEQEETALCGSPWEPGVHLGPVEVKPEWGMPPGEGVQGLEQGTEEHLNQDPGAGTQAFQEQALPILQAGPGFPPVNTRDQEMAVGFLTAGSQVLGPFKDMALAFPEEEWRHVTPAQIDCFGEYVEPQACGVSPPGIGSKEKEAKIQQAELKGLLAQGTSERFGEAALQSPELGGTCEQEPGNSVGNMPGPPPQHGLLPMPSDLKTHSSFWKPFQCPECGKGFSRSSNLVRHQRTHEEEKSYGCVECGKGFTLREYLMKHQRTHLGKRPYVCSECWKTFSQRHHLEVHQRSHTGEKPYKCGDCWKSFSRRQHLQVHRRTHTGEKPYTCECGKSFSRNANLAVHRRAHTGEKPYGCQVCGKRFSKGERLVRHQRIHTGEKPYHCPACGRSFNQRSILNRHQKTQHRQEIPVQ from the exons ATGCTTAAAGAGCGTCCAGGAATGGCAGAAGATCCGCAGCAGCAGCAGATGGGTGTTCCTGTG GAGGCAGCTGGTCCCCAGGAAGCCCTCAGGGAACTCCAGGAGCTCTGTCGCCAGTGGCTACGGCCTGAGCTGCACACCAAGGAGCAGATCCTGGAGCTGCTGGTGCTGGAGCAGTTCCTGACCATCCTGCCCCGGGAGTTCTATGCCTGGATTCGGGAGCATGGCCCGGAGAGTGGCAAAGCCCTGGTGGCCATGGTGGAGGACTTCACAGAGAGAGCGCTGGAGGCCAAGGCG GTTCCATGCCACGTgcagggagagcaggaggagaCAGCACTTTGTGGAAGCCCTTGGGAACCTGGTGTCCACCTGGGGCCAGTGGAAGTCAAGCCTGAGTGGGGGATGCCCCCTGGGGAAGGAGTTCAAGGCCTAGAACAAGGCACTGAGGAGCACCTCAATCAGGACCCGGGTGCTGGGACACAGGCCTTCCAGGAGCAGG CTCTGCCAATTCTTCAGGCTGGTCCTGGCTTCCCCCCAGTGAACACCAGAGACCAAGAAATGGCCGTTGGGTTCCTTACGGCTGGGTCCCAG GTGTTGGGACCATTTAAAGATATGGCTCTGGCCTTCCCAGAAGAGGAGTGGAGGCATGTGACCCCTGCCCAGATAGACTGCTTTGGGGAATATGTGGAACCACAGGCCTGTGGTGTCTCACCTCCAG GTATTGGGAGCAAGGAAAAGGAGGCAAAAATCCAGCAGGCAGAACTCAAAGGCCTGCTTGCTCAGGGGACGTCAGAGAGGTTTGGGGAAGCTGCTCTCCAGAGCCCTGAGCTTGGAGGAACCTGTGAGCAGGAGCCTGGTAACTCTGTGGGAAACATGCCAGGGCCTCCCCCCCAGCATGGCCTCCTACCTATGCCCAGTGACCTCAAGACTCACAGCTCCTTCTGGAAGCCTTTTCAGTGCCCCGAGTGTGGTAAAGGCTTCAGTCGGAGCTCAAATCTTGTCAGACACCAGCGAACCCATGAAGAAGAAAAGTCCTATGGCTGCGTTGAGTGTGGGAAAGGGTTTACTCTGAGAGAATATCTCATGAAGCACCAGAGAACCCACCTGGGAAAGAGGCCCTATGTGTGCAGCGAGTGCTGGAAAACCTTCAGTCAGAGACACCACCTGGAGGTCCACCAGCGGAGTcacacaggggagaagccctataaATGTGGAGACTGTTGGAAAAGCTTCAGCCGGAGACAGCATCTCCAGGTGCATCGGAGAACTCACACTGGGGAAAAGCCCTACACCTGTGAGTGTGGCAAGAGCTTTAGCAGGAATGCTAACCTGGCTGTGCACCGGCGAGCCCACACGGGAGAGAAGCCGTACGGGTGCCAGGTGTGCGGGAAACGGTTCAGTAAAGGGGAGCGGCTGGTCAGACACCAGAGGatccacactggggagaagccctacCACTGCCCTGCCTGTGGGAGGAGCTTCAACCAGAGGTCCATTCTCAACCGGCACCAGAAAACTCAGCATCGCCAGGAGATCCCCGTGCAGTAA
- the ZSCAN25 gene encoding zinc finger and SCAN domain-containing protein 25 isoform X2 — translation MLKERPGMAEDPQQQQMGVPVFRYQEAAGPQEALRELQELCRQWLRPELHTKEQILELLVLEQFLTILPREFYAWIREHGPESGKALVAMVEDFTERALEAKAVPCHVQGEQEETALCGSPWEPGVHLGPVEVKPEWGMPPGEGVQGLEQGTEEHLNQDPGAGTQAFQEQALPILQAGPGFPPVNTRDQEMAVGFLTAGSQVLGPFKDMALAFPEEEWRHVTPAQIDCFGEYVEPQACGVSPPGIGSKEKEAKIQQAELKGLLAQGTSERFGEAALQSPELGGTCEQEPGNSVGNMPGPPPQHGLLPMPSDLKTHSSFWKPFQCPECGKGFSRSSNLVRHQRTHEEEKSYGCVECGKGFTLREYLMKHQRTHLGKRPYVCSECWKTFSQRHHLEVHQRSHTGEKPYKCGDCWKSFSRRQHLQVHRRTHTGEKPYTCECGKSFSRNANLAVHRRAHTGEKPYGCQVCGKRFSKGERLVRHQRIHTGEKPYHCPACGRSFNQRSILNRHQKTQHRQEIPVQ, via the exons ATGCTTAAAGAGCGTCCAGGAATGGCAGAAGATCCGCAGCAGCAGCAGATGGGTGTTCCTGTG TTCCGCTACCAGGAGGCAGCTGGTCCCCAGGAAGCCCTCAGGGAACTCCAGGAGCTCTGTCGCCAGTGGCTACGGCCTGAGCTGCACACCAAGGAGCAGATCCTGGAGCTGCTGGTGCTGGAGCAGTTCCTGACCATCCTGCCCCGGGAGTTCTATGCCTGGATTCGGGAGCATGGCCCGGAGAGTGGCAAAGCCCTGGTGGCCATGGTGGAGGACTTCACAGAGAGAGCGCTGGAGGCCAAGGCG GTTCCATGCCACGTgcagggagagcaggaggagaCAGCACTTTGTGGAAGCCCTTGGGAACCTGGTGTCCACCTGGGGCCAGTGGAAGTCAAGCCTGAGTGGGGGATGCCCCCTGGGGAAGGAGTTCAAGGCCTAGAACAAGGCACTGAGGAGCACCTCAATCAGGACCCGGGTGCTGGGACACAGGCCTTCCAGGAGCAGG CTCTGCCAATTCTTCAGGCTGGTCCTGGCTTCCCCCCAGTGAACACCAGAGACCAAGAAATGGCCGTTGGGTTCCTTACGGCTGGGTCCCAG GTGTTGGGACCATTTAAAGATATGGCTCTGGCCTTCCCAGAAGAGGAGTGGAGGCATGTGACCCCTGCCCAGATAGACTGCTTTGGGGAATATGTGGAACCACAGGCCTGTGGTGTCTCACCTCCAG GTATTGGGAGCAAGGAAAAGGAGGCAAAAATCCAGCAGGCAGAACTCAAAGGCCTGCTTGCTCAGGGGACGTCAGAGAGGTTTGGGGAAGCTGCTCTCCAGAGCCCTGAGCTTGGAGGAACCTGTGAGCAGGAGCCTGGTAACTCTGTGGGAAACATGCCAGGGCCTCCCCCCCAGCATGGCCTCCTACCTATGCCCAGTGACCTCAAGACTCACAGCTCCTTCTGGAAGCCTTTTCAGTGCCCCGAGTGTGGTAAAGGCTTCAGTCGGAGCTCAAATCTTGTCAGACACCAGCGAACCCATGAAGAAGAAAAGTCCTATGGCTGCGTTGAGTGTGGGAAAGGGTTTACTCTGAGAGAATATCTCATGAAGCACCAGAGAACCCACCTGGGAAAGAGGCCCTATGTGTGCAGCGAGTGCTGGAAAACCTTCAGTCAGAGACACCACCTGGAGGTCCACCAGCGGAGTcacacaggggagaagccctataaATGTGGAGACTGTTGGAAAAGCTTCAGCCGGAGACAGCATCTCCAGGTGCATCGGAGAACTCACACTGGGGAAAAGCCCTACACCTGTGAGTGTGGCAAGAGCTTTAGCAGGAATGCTAACCTGGCTGTGCACCGGCGAGCCCACACGGGAGAGAAGCCGTACGGGTGCCAGGTGTGCGGGAAACGGTTCAGTAAAGGGGAGCGGCTGGTCAGACACCAGAGGatccacactggggagaagccctacCACTGCCCTGCCTGTGGGAGGAGCTTCAACCAGAGGTCCATTCTCAACCGGCACCAGAAAACTCAGCATCGCCAGGAGATCCCCGTGCAGTAA
- the ZSCAN25 gene encoding zinc finger and SCAN domain-containing protein 25 isoform X4, which yields MPGFGSMARRVAKPWWPWWRTSQRERWRPRRWVPCHVQGEQEETALCGSPWEPGVHLGPVEVKPEWGMPPGEGVQGLEQGTEEHLNQDPGAGTQAFQEQALPILQAGPGFPPVNTRDQEMAVGFLTAGSQVLGPFKDMALAFPEEEWRHVTPAQIDCFGEYVEPQACGVSPPGIGSKEKEAKIQQAELKGLLAQGTSERFGEAALQSPELGGTCEQEPGNSVGNMPGPPPQHGLLPMPSDLKTHSSFWKPFQCPECGKGFSRSSNLVRHQRTHEEEKSYGCVECGKGFTLREYLMKHQRTHLGKRPYVCSECWKTFSQRHHLEVHQRSHTGEKPYKCGDCWKSFSRRQHLQVHRRTHTGEKPYTCECGKSFSRNANLAVHRRAHTGEKPYGCQVCGKRFSKGERLVRHQRIHTGEKPYHCPACGRSFNQRSILNRHQKTQHRQEIPVQ from the exons ATGCCTGGATTCGGGAGCATGGCCCGGAGAGTGGCAAAGCCCTGGTGGCCATGGTGGAGGACTTCACAGAGAGAGCGCTGGAGGCCAAGGCGGTGG GTTCCATGCCACGTgcagggagagcaggaggagaCAGCACTTTGTGGAAGCCCTTGGGAACCTGGTGTCCACCTGGGGCCAGTGGAAGTCAAGCCTGAGTGGGGGATGCCCCCTGGGGAAGGAGTTCAAGGCCTAGAACAAGGCACTGAGGAGCACCTCAATCAGGACCCGGGTGCTGGGACACAGGCCTTCCAGGAGCAGG CTCTGCCAATTCTTCAGGCTGGTCCTGGCTTCCCCCCAGTGAACACCAGAGACCAAGAAATGGCCGTTGGGTTCCTTACGGCTGGGTCCCAG GTGTTGGGACCATTTAAAGATATGGCTCTGGCCTTCCCAGAAGAGGAGTGGAGGCATGTGACCCCTGCCCAGATAGACTGCTTTGGGGAATATGTGGAACCACAGGCCTGTGGTGTCTCACCTCCAG GTATTGGGAGCAAGGAAAAGGAGGCAAAAATCCAGCAGGCAGAACTCAAAGGCCTGCTTGCTCAGGGGACGTCAGAGAGGTTTGGGGAAGCTGCTCTCCAGAGCCCTGAGCTTGGAGGAACCTGTGAGCAGGAGCCTGGTAACTCTGTGGGAAACATGCCAGGGCCTCCCCCCCAGCATGGCCTCCTACCTATGCCCAGTGACCTCAAGACTCACAGCTCCTTCTGGAAGCCTTTTCAGTGCCCCGAGTGTGGTAAAGGCTTCAGTCGGAGCTCAAATCTTGTCAGACACCAGCGAACCCATGAAGAAGAAAAGTCCTATGGCTGCGTTGAGTGTGGGAAAGGGTTTACTCTGAGAGAATATCTCATGAAGCACCAGAGAACCCACCTGGGAAAGAGGCCCTATGTGTGCAGCGAGTGCTGGAAAACCTTCAGTCAGAGACACCACCTGGAGGTCCACCAGCGGAGTcacacaggggagaagccctataaATGTGGAGACTGTTGGAAAAGCTTCAGCCGGAGACAGCATCTCCAGGTGCATCGGAGAACTCACACTGGGGAAAAGCCCTACACCTGTGAGTGTGGCAAGAGCTTTAGCAGGAATGCTAACCTGGCTGTGCACCGGCGAGCCCACACGGGAGAGAAGCCGTACGGGTGCCAGGTGTGCGGGAAACGGTTCAGTAAAGGGGAGCGGCTGGTCAGACACCAGAGGatccacactggggagaagccctacCACTGCCCTGCCTGTGGGAGGAGCTTCAACCAGAGGTCCATTCTCAACCGGCACCAGAAAACTCAGCATCGCCAGGAGATCCCCGTGCAGTAA